From the Paenibacillus sp. MMS20-IR301 genome, the window GCACCTCTGCCGCCATTTCCCCAACCTGATAGCCGTGGTCATAATATTTGAAGCCTACTGTAGCAAAAGCGCCTTTCTCTACCGTATCGCGGTCTGCCGAGAAGAATGGCAGCTTGTTGTCGTTGGCAGTCTGAATGATAGTATCCACACCGCTTACTACAGAGTTATCAAGCGTAATATAAATAGCATCTACGCGTCCTACCAGTGATTCCGAAGCCTGCTTCACTTCCGAAGTATTCGTGATCGGCGCCTTCACCAGCTCAATGCCATGCTTGTCCAGCTCTTCCTTGGCGATATCAGCCATCACTACGGCATTCGGCTCACCTTCATTAATAACGAGCCCCAGCTTCTTCACGTTCGGGAACTGGGTGGAGATGAAGCTCATCAGCCGTGTAATTGCTTCCGGATTCGTATCAGAAGCACCGGAGACATTGCCGCCGGGATGATCCAAATCACTTACAATCTTGGCGCTAAGCGGATCAGTAACAGCCGCGAACAAGATCGGCGTATCCTTCACTTTCTGTACAATGGATTGTGCAGACGGTGTAGCGATGGCCAGCACCAGATCATTCTTGTCACCGGCGATCTTCTGGGCAATCGACAGGTTGTTAGCCTGGTCTGCCTGTGCATTCTCAAGATCAACGGTCAGGTTCTCTCCTTCGACAATACCCGCATCCTTCAAGGCAGCCATGAAGCCTTCACGGGTGGCATCCAGGGAAGGATGCTCAACATATTGCGAGATGGCAATCTTGTAAGACTTCGCATCAGCAGAGCCGCTGCCCGCCGGAGCATTCGTAGCCGTACCTGCCGGAGCATTTCCTGCATTGTTCCCTGCTGCATTGTTGTTGCTTCCACAACCGGCGGCCACCAGCATTAAGGACAAGCTGAGGCCCAGCAAAATGTTCTTTTTCTTCATCGGATAACCCCTCTTCTTTTACGGTTTCAGCGCGCGAACCTGGGTTAGCGGTTCAGCATTATCGCTTTCATCTTTAAAAGCATTAAAGCAAACATTCGCGCCCAAGTGACATCTGCTGCCGCAATCTATTAAACATATATTATATGTAGGTTGATTTTCCGTCAATCATTTATGTCCGCTCCATTTTTTACAATAAACGCACAAAAGCCAAACACCCGGACCACAATTTGTCAGTTAGTCTTGACATTGATTGCTAGGCCCGGATTCCACATAAAAAAAACTGCCCTGCACAAACTTTACTTAAAGTTTGGAAATGGAGCGTGAGAAACGATGCCAAAGATGAAAATATTCAAAACAGCCGTCACTGCAACAGTACTGATAACCGCAATTCTTGGTTCTGCCGGCTGCAGCTATTCCAGCAAGGACACCAGTACCCCGAAGGTCAACTCCGTGACCCCCGCCGGAACCTTTGCCGGAAGCTATTATGAGAAGAACTCCATCACCGACAAGGAAGGAAAGTACTGGATTCCGCTTAAGCCGGCAGCAGCTTCAATCGGCTACAGAATGAAGGACGACACCTCAAGCGGAGGTTATACGAAGCTCGGCTACACCGACGTAATGTACATGCTGCGGCCGGATTCCAGCCAGGTATTCTCACTGGGCCAGACAATCACCCTGCCGGATGTGCCCATCCGCCGTGAGGGCCAGATCTACATTACCCCTACCGCATTGTCCAAGCTGCTGCAGACAGAGGTCGGCTGGAATCCGAGCACGGGTGAGATCAACATCGCCGCTCCTTCAGACAGGGAAACTGCCGCCGGTACAGGGGGCAGTGAAGCTCCGCGGCCGCTGCGGATTCAAAGTGTATCTAACGTGGATACCGGAGAGCTGATTTCCTATGCCAAGAAATTTCTGGGCGTGCCCTATGAATTTGGTGCCGGACCCTATGAGGAGACCAAACGCTTTGACTGCTCTTCCTTTACCCGCCATGTGTTCAAGAAATTCGGCGTCGACCTGCCCCGGCTGGCCAAAGACCAGGACAACCGCGGTACACGGGTATCGCGGAGCGAACTGGAGCCGGGTGATCTGATCT encodes:
- a CDS encoding ABC transporter substrate-binding protein, translating into MKKKNILLGLSLSLMLVAAGCGSNNNAAGNNAGNAPAGTATNAPAGSGSADAKSYKIAISQYVEHPSLDATREGFMAALKDAGIVEGENLTVDLENAQADQANNLSIAQKIAGDKNDLVLAIATPSAQSIVQKVKDTPILFAAVTDPLSAKIVSDLDHPGGNVSGASDTNPEAITRLMSFISTQFPNVKKLGLVINEGEPNAVVMADIAKEELDKHGIELVKAPITNTSEVKQASESLVGRVDAIYITLDNSVVSGVDTIIQTANDNKLPFFSADRDTVEKGAFATVGFKYYDHGYQVGEMAAEVLKNGTSPGDMKVTMQEKLDLILNLKAAAAQGIEVTDAMKAEVADPDNNIIQ
- a CDS encoding NlpC/P60 family protein, with the translated sequence MPKMKIFKTAVTATVLITAILGSAGCSYSSKDTSTPKVNSVTPAGTFAGSYYEKNSITDKEGKYWIPLKPAAASIGYRMKDDTSSGGYTKLGYTDVMYMLRPDSSQVFSLGQTITLPDVPIRREGQIYITPTALSKLLQTEVGWNPSTGEINIAAPSDRETAAGTGGSEAPRPLRIQSVSNVDTGELISYAKKFLGVPYEFGAGPYEETKRFDCSSFTRHVFKKFGVDLPRLAKDQDNRGTRVSRSELEPGDLIFFTVPGRFESDAVPGHVGIYIGGGKFIHTWGDPGVQISELDSGYWSNVIIHMQRVL